From a single Anoplolepis gracilipes chromosome 3, ASM4749672v1, whole genome shotgun sequence genomic region:
- the LOC140664050 gene encoding PMS1 protein homolog 1 isoform X2, producing the protein MNVRTAKLITTTQIITSVYAVVKELTENALDANADNIEINLVDNGTSLIEVKDNGHGISKVDATYIALPSYTSKISNFEDLDTLQTFGFRGEALNALCAVAEVIVITKTEEDDVGTLYIMNHTGQIVKHESCHRSTGTTVQVKNLFKQMPVRRQIITNTRKANQIIKLLETLIHCFGICKPNVRIQFRINNNLVFTKPSLNNIKEAVNHILGRKIMSNMEWIEPKDTEFILQLMLPSKKIQNLSEVSHPDLYYIFVNNRPIKHKSLEKLVNNIILEYFKQESHKKKVIFLVYIFLKPMDIDVNLEPNKDTVLFKDQNKVFDTVDKHIKKYYGLKSVEVVEQNVSDDTSICYEDYSLNLSKDIDTEWPTCKKRKIDVQEKNIQKNIVKEKPVLMHNNEDKKFLHKQNINPIQDQQRYRDALTHIEPPNLSDSDSYDTFPTITSLDKMEEEECETLSQLPVIDLGEDFDFIEELGNCSTDANKSQDKLNENQEKKQISLETWSKGHITGLKGGTDIQSDIAIGKQSNGNLDSQINEIEKWKLDGTMELDKTHVDNKDLKFIKHVRSQIAKENPTLTAAQTARKITEFWKQLSSHERGYYRDVAYKEEKEQQIKKTEERNEVNKMGTEGNKKSRLLQLFEKMKNTKNEKKEKLNMRTIVPWTIDRAKIITRLSFESEHIIGRLTPNLWLATICEQIWIIDIIGLIKGLKVANIDADKIDAKKIECLLKQWLSERDDMSVMHSVYDFKKNINMV; encoded by the exons ATGA ATGTAAGAACAGCAAAACTAATTACTACCACGCAGATAATAACTTCTGTATATGCAGTGGTCAAAGAATTGACAGAAAATGCGCTTGATGCTAATGCAGACAATATTGAGATCAatctt GTAGATAATGGAACAAGTTTAATAGAAGTGAAGGATAATGGTCATGGGATATCTAAAGTAGATGCAACATATATAGCATTACCTTCCTATACatctaaaatatcaaattttgaagatttag ATACATTACAAACATTTGGGTTTAGAGGAGAAGCATTGAATGCATTATGCGCAGTAGCAGAAGTTATTGTTATAACAAAAACAGAAGAAGATGATGTTGggactttatatataatgaatcaCACTGGACAAATTGTAAAACATGAATCTTGTCACAGAAGTACTG gTACTACTGTAcaagtgaaaaatttatttaaacaaatgccTGTAAGGAGACAAATAATCACCAATACAAGGAAAgctaatcaaattattaaattattggaaACACTAATACATTGCTTTGGGATATGTAAACCAAATGTACGAATTCAATTTAGGATTAACAATAATCTTGTATTTACCAAACCAagtctaaataatattaaagaagcTGTGAATCATATACTTGGTAGAAAAATTATGTCTAATATGGAATGGATTGAGCCAAAGGATACAGAA TTTATTCTGCAATTAATGTTACcttcaaaaaaaatacagaatctATCAGAAGTTTCTCATCCtgatttatactatatttttgtaaataatagacCTATTAAGCATAAAAGTCTTGAAAAG ctagtaaataatataatattagagtATTTTAAACAAGagtcacataaaaaaaaagtgatatttcttgtatacatttttttgaaacCAATGGATATTGATGTCAATTTGGAACCAAATAAAGATACAGTTCTTTTTAAAGATCAG AATAAAGTCTTTGATACTGTAGataagcatataaaaaaatattatggacTTAAATCTGTGGAAGTTGTTGAACAAAATGTATCTGATGACACATCCATCTGTTATGAAGATTATTCACTTAATTTAAGTAAAGATATCGATACTGAATGGCCTACAtgtaaaaaacgaaaaatagatgttcaagaaaaaaatattcaaaagaatATTGTGAAAGAAAAGCCAGTGCTTATGCACAAtaatgaagataaaaaatttctacataaacaaaatatcaatCCAATTCAAGATCAACAGCGATACAGAGATGCATTAACTCACATAGAGCCGCCGAATTTAAGTGATTCTGATTCATATGATACCTTTCCTACTATAACTTCACTTGATAAAAT ggAAGAAGAAGAATGTGAAACTTTGAGTCAGTTACCTGTTATAGATCTTGGTGAAGATTTTGACTTTATAGAGGAACTTGGAAATTGTAGTACAGATGCAAATAAAAgtcaagataaattaaatgagaatcaagaaaagaaacaaatttcaTTAGAGACATGGAGTAAGGGACATATCACTGGTCTCAAG ggAGGTACAGATATACAATCTGATATTGCCATTGGGAAACAATCCAATGGTAACTTAGACAGTCAGATTAATGAGATAGAAAAATGGAAGTTAGATGGAACAATGGAATTAGATAAAACACATGTTGATAATAAagatcttaaatttataaaacatgttAGATCAcaaa TTGCAAAAGAAAATCCTACGTTAACAGCAGCTCAAACTGCAAGAAAAATTACCGAATTTTGGAAACAACTATCATCCCATGAGCGTGGTTATTATAGAGATGTTgcatataaagaagaaaaagaacagCAGATTAAGAAAaccgaagaaagaaatgaagTGAATAAAATGGGCACAgagggaaataaaaaaagcagaCTTTTACAgttgtttgaaaaaatgaagaacacaaaaaatgaaaagaaagagaaattgaaTATGAGGACGATAGTACCTTGGACTATTGACAGagctaaaataattacaag ATTAAGTTTTGAAAGTGAACATATAATAGGTCGCTTGACACCGAACTTATGGCTTGCTACAATTTGTGAACAAATATGGATCATAGATATTATTGGTTTGATCAAAGGTTTGAAAGTTGCTAATATTGATGCAGATAAg ATAGATGCTAAGAAAATTGAATGTCTTCTCAAACAATGGTTATCAGAACGTGATGACATGTCAGTGATGCATTCCGTATATGacttcaagaaaaatataaatatggtaTAA
- the LOC140664050 gene encoding PMS1 protein homolog 1 isoform X1, translated as MSISALDVRTAKLITTTQIITSVYAVVKELTENALDANADNIEINLVDNGTSLIEVKDNGHGISKVDATYIALPSYTSKISNFEDLDTLQTFGFRGEALNALCAVAEVIVITKTEEDDVGTLYIMNHTGQIVKHESCHRSTGTTVQVKNLFKQMPVRRQIITNTRKANQIIKLLETLIHCFGICKPNVRIQFRINNNLVFTKPSLNNIKEAVNHILGRKIMSNMEWIEPKDTEFILQLMLPSKKIQNLSEVSHPDLYYIFVNNRPIKHKSLEKLVNNIILEYFKQESHKKKVIFLVYIFLKPMDIDVNLEPNKDTVLFKDQNKVFDTVDKHIKKYYGLKSVEVVEQNVSDDTSICYEDYSLNLSKDIDTEWPTCKKRKIDVQEKNIQKNIVKEKPVLMHNNEDKKFLHKQNINPIQDQQRYRDALTHIEPPNLSDSDSYDTFPTITSLDKMEEEECETLSQLPVIDLGEDFDFIEELGNCSTDANKSQDKLNENQEKKQISLETWSKGHITGLKGGTDIQSDIAIGKQSNGNLDSQINEIEKWKLDGTMELDKTHVDNKDLKFIKHVRSQIAKENPTLTAAQTARKITEFWKQLSSHERGYYRDVAYKEEKEQQIKKTEERNEVNKMGTEGNKKSRLLQLFEKMKNTKNEKKEKLNMRTIVPWTIDRAKIITRLSFESEHIIGRLTPNLWLATICEQIWIIDIIGLIKGLKVANIDADKIDAKKIECLLKQWLSERDDMSVMHSVYDFKKNINMV; from the exons atgtcgATTTCTGCATTAGATGTAAGAACAGCAAAACTAATTACTACCACGCAGATAATAACTTCTGTATATGCAGTGGTCAAAGAATTGACAGAAAATGCGCTTGATGCTAATGCAGACAATATTGAGATCAatctt GTAGATAATGGAACAAGTTTAATAGAAGTGAAGGATAATGGTCATGGGATATCTAAAGTAGATGCAACATATATAGCATTACCTTCCTATACatctaaaatatcaaattttgaagatttag ATACATTACAAACATTTGGGTTTAGAGGAGAAGCATTGAATGCATTATGCGCAGTAGCAGAAGTTATTGTTATAACAAAAACAGAAGAAGATGATGTTGggactttatatataatgaatcaCACTGGACAAATTGTAAAACATGAATCTTGTCACAGAAGTACTG gTACTACTGTAcaagtgaaaaatttatttaaacaaatgccTGTAAGGAGACAAATAATCACCAATACAAGGAAAgctaatcaaattattaaattattggaaACACTAATACATTGCTTTGGGATATGTAAACCAAATGTACGAATTCAATTTAGGATTAACAATAATCTTGTATTTACCAAACCAagtctaaataatattaaagaagcTGTGAATCATATACTTGGTAGAAAAATTATGTCTAATATGGAATGGATTGAGCCAAAGGATACAGAA TTTATTCTGCAATTAATGTTACcttcaaaaaaaatacagaatctATCAGAAGTTTCTCATCCtgatttatactatatttttgtaaataatagacCTATTAAGCATAAAAGTCTTGAAAAG ctagtaaataatataatattagagtATTTTAAACAAGagtcacataaaaaaaaagtgatatttcttgtatacatttttttgaaacCAATGGATATTGATGTCAATTTGGAACCAAATAAAGATACAGTTCTTTTTAAAGATCAG AATAAAGTCTTTGATACTGTAGataagcatataaaaaaatattatggacTTAAATCTGTGGAAGTTGTTGAACAAAATGTATCTGATGACACATCCATCTGTTATGAAGATTATTCACTTAATTTAAGTAAAGATATCGATACTGAATGGCCTACAtgtaaaaaacgaaaaatagatgttcaagaaaaaaatattcaaaagaatATTGTGAAAGAAAAGCCAGTGCTTATGCACAAtaatgaagataaaaaatttctacataaacaaaatatcaatCCAATTCAAGATCAACAGCGATACAGAGATGCATTAACTCACATAGAGCCGCCGAATTTAAGTGATTCTGATTCATATGATACCTTTCCTACTATAACTTCACTTGATAAAAT ggAAGAAGAAGAATGTGAAACTTTGAGTCAGTTACCTGTTATAGATCTTGGTGAAGATTTTGACTTTATAGAGGAACTTGGAAATTGTAGTACAGATGCAAATAAAAgtcaagataaattaaatgagaatcaagaaaagaaacaaatttcaTTAGAGACATGGAGTAAGGGACATATCACTGGTCTCAAG ggAGGTACAGATATACAATCTGATATTGCCATTGGGAAACAATCCAATGGTAACTTAGACAGTCAGATTAATGAGATAGAAAAATGGAAGTTAGATGGAACAATGGAATTAGATAAAACACATGTTGATAATAAagatcttaaatttataaaacatgttAGATCAcaaa TTGCAAAAGAAAATCCTACGTTAACAGCAGCTCAAACTGCAAGAAAAATTACCGAATTTTGGAAACAACTATCATCCCATGAGCGTGGTTATTATAGAGATGTTgcatataaagaagaaaaagaacagCAGATTAAGAAAaccgaagaaagaaatgaagTGAATAAAATGGGCACAgagggaaataaaaaaagcagaCTTTTACAgttgtttgaaaaaatgaagaacacaaaaaatgaaaagaaagagaaattgaaTATGAGGACGATAGTACCTTGGACTATTGACAGagctaaaataattacaag ATTAAGTTTTGAAAGTGAACATATAATAGGTCGCTTGACACCGAACTTATGGCTTGCTACAATTTGTGAACAAATATGGATCATAGATATTATTGGTTTGATCAAAGGTTTGAAAGTTGCTAATATTGATGCAGATAAg ATAGATGCTAAGAAAATTGAATGTCTTCTCAAACAATGGTTATCAGAACGTGATGACATGTCAGTGATGCATTCCGTATATGacttcaagaaaaatataaatatggtaTAA
- the Tti1 gene encoding LOW QUALITY PROTEIN: TELO2-interacting protein 1 homolog (The sequence of the model RefSeq protein was modified relative to this genomic sequence to represent the inferred CDS: deleted 1 base in 1 codon) translates to MEKSDVQIFLELKSCCDNLMKDPSKEHADRIATVANNISNEVMQDLSEYCLLPIIISLRNNSLSVNIKEHMVKTMRIIIQKTRITRIKHFYEIYDSLLLQIFDKSQPSHVIMFHEELKEAVALCIKDLIHQCFTDVIELLYTKENILKLGQGILLCLTIARTEKSPVVKLAAIDAVMILCHIDDKIDKSDIIMQEQVADIIMAFLPGIVSGLQEIAMGSEVQNHKVTMMAIRAWGRVISLVMHDKEEEDIALSIETLMKKDCNALHTPAYSGKCDIKHNLKGATRNKEWFEAAAIKLNACIQLVDKIRSHSHYKVRRELVESINLILENCSRNMKPNIMALTEYLISLSEDESIEVSEKAHNVLYSLSEKYMQNHNMRSLIDSLEDKFYGLLTRLPTFIRRSDENEQLASLNQFAGYLKLFGKQRLPHIMRSQAHIRRLLLALVYIMTLDCNDVSPLLTANMKDLDDPAYFYGSDSWKQFKFIKNSLCREKLVTICKLLGELGDFRILVDTILELMSDAPQHRKELTLLLNWILVPVKDPSMFHLYKEIVDFYTMREVWYLPIEVSEDTPLVQAQSNIVQCCLLMEGLGYIAQNLQCDYDRYCLKTLYIIIERAGSGNSLISYIGIRTLESVAETQQHKSIGDLLRANVDYFSYHILMKLRQVTRNPGVLNVIEVVMKYSRLDFLPHLKGIVEDVLKQLSMPYHQKNTYSFLKIFHTFITCVKTLISSEDAKGTIKKEDTRAINNPSETIILSLLEYYNAKKMDEKIEENNEEIESNSDVSNFEELTEEKNEDYSDSNVEDEKDKKLPTHIKIIVEIMKSCLHFLPLKDVQKSLIAMQTLQEGLPILVEWENELLPLVHQLWHPLIDRFNDKNVLVINRSWQLLHVLADISNDFIRNRTLRQVLPCVFKFLAESSTESIDKSSANIYKFTQTYKLQHELLSTLGLIARLLKLRERELWQILSNTQSYLSAQQHPMLQACCVKLYKDIADYNGDITCLKCLSIWNSKIAQVIPDAKLDINNLLDLDIDRSNEYYKNIHEIIIYIIYIHPKKDIHY, encoded by the exons ATGGAAAAATCAGACGTACAAATTTTCCTGGAGCTGAAATCGTGTTGCGATAATCTCATGAAAGATCCGAGTAAGGAACATGCAGATAGAATTGCGACAGTGGCTAATAACATTTCCAATGAAGTTATGCAGGATTTGTCAGAGTATTGTTTATTACCCATTATCATTTCTCTACGAAACAACAGCTTGAG TGTGAATATAAAAGAGCATATGGTGAAGACTATGAGAATTATAATACAGAAGACTAGAATTACAAgaataaaacacttttatgagATCTATGATTCTTTGTTACTtcaaatttttgacaaaagtCAGCCAAGTCAtg TAATTATGTTTCATGAAGAACTTAAGGAAGCAGTAGCTTTATGTATCAAAGATCTTATTCACCAATGCTTTACTGATGTTATTGAGTTGCTTTATActaaagagaatatattgaAACTTGGTCAAGGAATATTATTATGCTTAACAATTGCAAGAACTGAAAAGTCGCCTGTCGTaaa ACTAGCAGCAATAGATGCAGTAATGATTCTGTGTCATATAGATGACAAAATAGACAAATCTGATATCATTATGCAAGAACAAGTAGCAGATATCATTATGGCATTTTTACCTGGTATTGTTAGTGGATTACAAGAAATAGCAATGGGCAGTGAGGTTCAAAATCATAAAGTTACAATG aTGGCAATTAGAGCATGGGGAAGAGTTATATCTCTTGTAATGCATGATAAAGAGGAAGAAGACATTGCATTATCTATAGAAACACTTATGAAAAAAGACTGCAATGCATTGCACACTCCGGCATATAGTGGCAAATgtgatataaaacataatctAAAGGGAGCTACAAGAAATAAGGAATGGTTTGAAGCTGCAGCAATTAAGCTTAATGCTTGTATACAGCTTGTGGATAAAATTAGGAGTCATTCACATTATAAAGTTAGGAGAGAACTAGTAGAAAGTATCAATCTTATACTCGAAAATTGTTCCag aaatatgaaaCCAAATATTATGGCATTAACGGAGTATTTGATTTCCTTGTCCGAAGATGAGTCCATAGAAGTTAGCGAAAAAGCACACAATGTACTATACAGTTTAAGTGAAAAGTACATGCAAAATCACAATATGAGATCACTAATTGATTCATTGGAAGATAAGTTTTATGGTTTACTTACAAGATTGCCAACATTTATCAGACGATCag ATGAAAATGAACAATTAGCATCTTTGAATCAATTTGCTGGCTATCTAAAACTGTTTGGAAAACAAAGATTGCCTCATATTATGAGATCACAAGCTCACATACGAAGATTGCTTTTAGCTCTTGTATACATTATGACATTAGATTGCAATGATGTATCTCCTTTACTAACAGCAAATATGAAAGATTTAGACGATCCCGCGTATTTTTACGGCTCGGATTCTtggaaacaatttaaatttatcaagaacAGTTTATGTAGAGAGAAACTTGTCACAATATGCAAGCTGCTTGGAGAATTAGgagattttagaatattagTCGATACTATTCTTGAGCTTATGTCAGATGCACCACAACACAGAAAAGAATTGACTTTACTACTTAACTGGATCTTAG TTCCTGTTAAAGATCCATCTATGTTCCATTTATATAAGGAAATTGTAGATTTTTATACCATGCGGGAAGTATGGTACTTGCCTATAGAAGTATCTGAAGATACTCCTTTGGTACAGGCACAGAGTAATATAGTACAATGTTGTCTTTTGATGGAAGGATTAGGCTATATAGCACAAAATTTACAATGTGACTATGACAGATACTGTTTGaaaactttgtatataattattgaaagagCAG GTAGTGGAAATAGTTTGATCAGTTATATCGGAATACGTACTCTCGAAAGTGTTGCGGAGACGCAACAACATAAATCGATCGGCGATCTGTTACGTGCTAATgtagattatttttcttatcacattttaatgaaattacgTCAAGTGACTCGTAATCCTGGCGTACTAAATGTTATTGAAGTTGTTATGAAATATAGCAGATTAGACTTCTTACCACATTTAAAGGGAATTGTAGAAGATGTACTCAAACAATTAAGTATGCCTTATCatcaaaaaaatacttattctttcttaaaaatatttcatacgtTTATCACGTGTGTAAAAACGTTAATAAGCTCGGAGGATGCAAAaggaacaataaaaaaagaagacacaCGAGCTATAAATAATCCTTCGGAGacaattattctttctttattggAATATTATAATGCAAAGAAAATGGATGAAAAAATCGAAGAGAATAATGAAGAGATAGAATCAAATTCAGATGTATCaaattttgaagaattaacagaggaaaaaaatgaagattacTCTGATTCGAATGTAGAAG atGAAAAAGACAAAAAGTTACCAACccatataaagataattgtaGAAATTATGAAAAGCTGTTTACACTTTCTACCTTTGAAGGATgtacaaaaatctttaatagcAATGCAAACGCTTCAAGAAGGTCTACCAATATTAGTCGAATGGGAGAATGAGTTATTACCTCTTGTGCACCAACTGTGGCATCCGCTAATCGACagatttaatgataaaaacgtGCTTGTAATTAATCGTTCGTGGCAACTCTTACATGTACTCGCCGATATATCGAATGATTTTATCAGAAATAGAACTCTacg ACAAGTACTGCCATGCGTATTTAAATTCCTGGCCGAATCTTCCACAGAAAGCATTGATAAAAGCTCcgcaaatatttacaaatttacacaAACCTACAAGTTACAACACGAATTATTATCTACATTGGGATTAATCGCTCGGCTTTTGAAACTTCGTGAGCGAGAATTATGgcaaatattaagtaatacaCAATCGTATCTTAGTGCACAACAACATCCTATGTTACAG GCGTGCTgtgtaaaattgtataaagataTTGCCGATTATAATGGAGATATTACATGTTTGAAATGTCTCAGTATCTGGAATTCAAAAATTGCACAAGTAATACCTGATGCAAAACTTGACATAAATAATCTACTG GATTTAGATATTGATCGATCAaacgaatattataaaaacatacacgaaattattatatatata atatatatacatccaAAAAAGGATatccattattaa